CTCTCGATGAGCGGCCGCGCCCACGCGTTCGTCCTCTACGGGATCCTGATCGGGGTCGTGCTCGGCGGGATCACCGGCTGGGTATTCGGCGAGCGAATGACCGCCGTCGCGTGGATCGGCGCCTTCTTTCTCGACGCGCTTCGAATGATCGTCGTTCCGCTCGTCGTCTCGTCGATGATCGTCGGCATCACCGGTCTCGGCGATGTTCGTCGCCTCGGTCGCACCGGAACGATCACCCTTCTCTACTACCTCGCGACGACCGGGCTGGCCGTTCTTCTCGGCATCCTCCTCGTGAGCTCGATCCGCCCCGGCGCCGGTTTCGAGTGGCTGGGAGCGGAGATCCCCGACGTCGTCAAGGGGAAGGAGACGACCGGCTTCGCCGATATCTTCCGCAGTCTCGTCACACCGAACCTCGTCGAGGCGGCCGCGAAGACCGAAATCCTCCCTCTCATCGTCTTCTCGCTTCTCTTCGGCGGCGTCCTCACGACGCTCGGCGAGAAAGGCCGCTTCGTGATCCGCCTATTCGACGGCGTGAACGAAGCGATCCTCAAGATCGTCTTTCTCATTCTCCTCATCGCGCCGATCGGGGTCTTCGCGCTCGTCGCCTCGCGCCTCGGACAGGCGGGCGGCGGGCCGGCGTTCTTCGAGGAGATCCGCCGGATCGGTCTCTACACGGCCACTGTGCTCATCGGGCTTGTGCTCCACGGCTGCGTCGTCCTTCCGCTTATTCTCTTCGCGGTCGCGAGGCGGAATCCGTGGGAGCACCTCGTCCACTTCACACCCGCGCTCTCGACCGCCTTCTCGACCGCGTCGAGCAGCGCCACGCTCCCCGTCACCATCGAGTGCGCCGAGGAGCGCGCGCGGATCTCGCGGCGTTCCTCGCTCTTCGTCCTGCCCCTCGGCGCGACGATCAACATGGACGGCACCGCGCTTTACGAATCGGTCGCCGCGATCTTCATCGCGCAGGCAATGGGGATCCCGCTCGGGCCTTTCGAGCTGGTCGTGATCTTCTTCACGGCCACCCTCGCATCCATCGGCGCGGCCGGCATTCCCGAGGCGGGGCTCGTCACGATGGTAATCGTGCTCCGCGCCGTCGGTCTCCCGCTCGAGGGGATCAGCATGATCCTCGCCATCGATTGGTTTCTCGATCGATGCCGAACGACGGTGAACGTGTGGGGGGACTCGGTGGGCGCGGCCGTCCTCGATCGCGTCGATCCAGTCCAAGGGAAGGCTTGATGCAGCCTCTCCCTTTTCGCGAGATCTTTCGATTCTATCTTCCGCTCGTCCTCACATCTCAGATGATGACGCTCTCCGGTCCGGTCATCAACATCGCGGTCGGGCGCTCGGCCGATCCGAAGCTCGAGTTCGCCGCGTACTGGCTCGGGTTCGCCGTCCATCTCTTCGTCGAGGCGCCCTGTCTCATCATCCAGCAAGCGGCGGCGACGCTTCTTTCGGGACACCGCTCGATGCGACGGCTCTTCTTCGGCGCGCTTCTCTTCGGGCTTCTCGGGTCCGCGCTTTCCTTGGCGCTCGCGACGACGCCGCTCGGCGATTGGTTCTTCCGGAACGTCGTGCCGACGACCCCTCGCGCCGCCGAGCTCGCCCGCAAGGTCCTTCTCGTGATGTCGCCGATCCCGATTCTCGTCTCGATGCGCGGGATGGGGAACGCGCTCGCGCTCGTCGCGAGGGAGACCCCGCTCATCGCGCGCGCGACGGTGAGCCGCATGGTCGTGATCGCGTGTCTCGTCGGGATCGCGGTCGCCGTCGGAACCTCGTCCGGTGCGATCGCCGGCGCGGCGTCTCTTGCAACCGGACTTCTCGTCGAGACATTGCTCGTCCTCCACGGGACGCGGAAGATCCGCCGAGGCCTTCGCGAGCGAAGAGGAGGTCCCGATGATGTTCCCCTTCATTACCGAGAGATCCTCCGCGTCGCGGGGCCGCTCATCGTCTCTTCGTACGCGTGGACCTCGGTGCGGCCCCTCATCAACTCGATCTTGGGAAGGCTTCCCGATCCCGAACTCGCGCAGGGAGGATTCGGCGTGGTGATCCCGCTTCTTCTCGTCACGTGCTCGCCGCTTTGGGCGCTCCAGAACGTGACGCTTATCCTCCCCGGAAGCCGCGCGGACCTCCGGCGCGTGGTGCGCTTCAGCGCGTGGGTGACGGTCTTCTTCGCCGGGCTGATCGCGATGATCGTCTGGACGCCGCTCCGCGGCGCACTTCTGCGAGGAGCCTTCTCCCTCTCGCCCGAAATGGAAGAGGTCGTCGCGCCCGCGATGCTCCTCATCGTGCTTGAGCCGATCTTCCTCGCGACGCGGTCCGCCTCGCAGGGGCTTCTCATCAAGGCGAGACGGACTGGAATCTTCGCGGCGGTCTCCCTCGCCAAGATCGCGCTCATGGCCGCGGTCGGTCTTGCGCTCGTGGATCGTTTCCCGACGTTGAACGGCGCGATGCTCGGCATCGGTCTTTTCATCAGCGGCGAGCTTTTCGACGGCCTGTTCTACTCCCTGCGGGCCCGCTCGCTCCTTCTCGGCGGCGTGCTCTTCCCGAAGATGGCGGCGGGGGAGGGGGAGACGAGGCAAGGGTGAGCGCGCGCAGGCCGTCCGCCTCGCCGCGTGCCCCGTACGCGCCGCGAGTGTATACTTACCACGACAGGAAAACCGACGCGTGGGCGATCCTATCGGTCACGGTCGAAGGGTACAAACCGGTTTCTTGACCCGAGAGCGGTTTCGGCCGGAGACATTGATGTCCTTGACTCCTGAATCGTTTGGGCGCGCTGGGGGCGAGCATCTTGCCCGCCTCGCCGTCGACTTCCTGCACCGCACGGTCATGCACCACGCGATGTGGTACGCCGAGGTCGAGCGACGCCTCGGGAGAGAACGGGCGGAAGAGGTTCTGCGGGACGCGTACGCGAAGGCGCTCGATATCCACTTCTCGCGGCTCGCGAAGACGATCGGTTTCGAGATGAAGAAGGGACTCCCCGCGCCGCTTCTCGATCTTCCCGAGGCGACGCTCCGCGCGCTCGCAGAGGCGATCGCCGTGAACTGGCTCGCTACCGACGGCGTCTGGTTCCAAGCGGTCGAGTCTTCGTCCGGAATGGACGACGCGCGGGCGTGCAACGACGCCTGTTGGGCGCGCTTCTCCCCCTTCGAGGCGCTTTCGATCCGCCGCATGCTCGACCTCCCCGAGAAACCCGGTCTCGACGGGCTCGAACGAGCGCTCGCCTTCCGGCTGTACGCCGCCGTGAACAAGCAATCGATCGACGAACGGACGCCGTCCGGCTTCGTCTTCCGAATGAACGAGTGCCGCGTGCAGAGCGCGCGGAAGCGGAAAGGTCTTCCCGATTACCCGTGCAAGTCGGCCGGCATCGTGGAGTACTCGACCTTCGCGCGGGCGATCGATCCCCGGATCCGAACCGAGTGCGTGGCGTGCCCTCCCGATCCGCATCCGGACGAGTGGTTCTGCGCGTGGCGCTTTACACTGGAAGAGAAATGAAGGCCCCGCCGTCTCTTCGCGCGCGCGTTCGAAGGCTCGAAGAGATTCGCAATCACTTCTCGCCCGAAGAGCGCGAGGAGAAGCGAAAGATCCTCGCGTCCCTCCGCGGCGAGGAGATCCTCGACCCGCGGCTTCTCGCCCGCTATCACGAGGCGCTCCTCTTCATCCGTTCGTACCCGGACGACGAGAAGATCGCCGCGCTCGCGAGAGGCGAGTGCGCGCGCTTCGGGGCGCGGGTTGAGAGACTCCGCCGGCGCGCGCGCACGCGCGACGCGCTCGACGACACCGGAATCGCCGGCACGACGATGCGCTACGCCTACGATTTCGCCACCGCCCGGATGCTCGCCAGGTGGTTCCCCGGCGCGCTCGACGTCGATTGGAACGATTTCGACAAGACCGAAGGCCTCGACCTCCTCCTCCCCCTCGTCGCCGAGTGGATGGAGAACGACGGGCTCGATTACGCGGAGGTTTCGACTCGCGAGTGGATCGAACAAGCCAAGGGACGGGCGCCCAAGCCCTCGATCGAGTGGGTTCTCGCTTCCATCGACGCGATCGCCGCGCCCCATCCGGTCAAACGCCTCCTGTTCGACTCGGTTGAGATCCCGATCGTTTGGCGCATGGACGATTCATCCGCGTCCCGCACGCGGGCCAGCCTCCCCTCGGCTCCGGTCTTCTTCCACGACGGACCGCTCGTCCGGAAGATCGAGGATTTCTGGAAGGAGATCGCCCGACCGATGCCGTCTCTCACAACCGCCCCTCGGAGGGATGCGCTCCGCATGATCCGTCTCGCCGTCTCGTCCCTCGCGGTCCGGCATCGCTCGCTCTATCCGATCGAGTACCCGAATCCGGACGATGTCCTCGTCGCCGAGCCCGGCCGCGGGTATCGCTTTTTGCTCTACGGAATGCAACCCGCGTATCGCCTCCCCTTCGAGAGCGACTACGGGGCGCTTCTTCTCAAGAACGGCCATCCGATCGGCTACGGGGTCGGCGCGATGCTTTTCGATCGGGCGGAGATCGCGGTGAACATCTTCGACACCTGGCGCGGCGGAGAGGCGGGCTTCATCTTCGCGCAGTTCCTTCGGACGTTTCGTTCGCACTTCGGTTGTACGCACTTCAAGATCGACCGCTATCAGGTTGGCCACGAGAACGACGAGGGGCTGAAGTCCGGCTCCTTCTGGTTCTACTACAAGCTCGGCTTCCGGCCGAAGGACCCGGGGATCCTCCGTCTTGCCGAGAAGGAGCGCGCGAGGATCGCGAGAGACCCGCGCCATCGGACGGACATCCCAACCCTAAAGCGGCTCGCGTCGGACGACCTTTACGGTCCGATCGGGAGAGCCCTCCCCGGGGCCGGCGAGTTTCCTCTCGGCGATCTCGGGATGCGGACGACCCGCTTCATCGCGGAGCGTTTCGACGGCGACCGGCGGCGCGCGGCGCGCGCATGCGCCGACCGGATGGCGGCGGTGCTCGACGCTCGGGACCGGAAGGAGTGGCCGCGCGCCGAGCGCCTCTGGTTCGAGCGGCTCTCGGTCACGATGGCGCAAATCCCGCGGCTCGAGTCGTGGCCGATCGAGGAGCGGCGCGACCTGGCCGCCCTCATGCGCGCGAAAGGAAAGCCGAGCGAAGTCGAGTTCGCCCGGGGGATGGCGAAGCAGAAGAAGCTCCGCGCGGCGCTCGCAAGGCTCGCGCGAAGCCGCGTTTCGCGAACCTAGCCTGGACGATGCACGCGTTTTCGTCGCGAGGCCGCGGAGCGCGTGCCGAGAGGCCGACCTGGACGAGCCGCTCCCGGAATCGTAGTCTCGGCCCCCCCGGCGCGCTAGGACTTGTCGCTCGTAACCGTCGCGACAAGGTCCAAGCGCGCCACGGGTCCCTGATGAGGAAGCGGCGACGGAAGGGAGGCTTCGTAGGCATCTTCTCGCGCGACCGAGGCGGGCACCCGTCCCGGGGGGACGGGTCGCCGAGGAAGCTCCCGGAGCGCGGAAGCGCGAAGGGAGATCCGCGGCCGCAGTAGGAAACGTGTGCATAGTCC
This is a stretch of genomic DNA from Candidatus Eisenbacteria bacterium. It encodes these proteins:
- a CDS encoding dicarboxylate/amino acid:cation symporter: MSGRAHAFVLYGILIGVVLGGITGWVFGERMTAVAWIGAFFLDALRMIVVPLVVSSMIVGITGLGDVRRLGRTGTITLLYYLATTGLAVLLGILLVSSIRPGAGFEWLGAEIPDVVKGKETTGFADIFRSLVTPNLVEAAAKTEILPLIVFSLLFGGVLTTLGEKGRFVIRLFDGVNEAILKIVFLILLIAPIGVFALVASRLGQAGGGPAFFEEIRRIGLYTATVLIGLVLHGCVVLPLILFAVARRNPWEHLVHFTPALSTAFSTASSSATLPVTIECAEERARISRRSSLFVLPLGATINMDGTALYESVAAIFIAQAMGIPLGPFELVVIFFTATLASIGAAGIPEAGLVTMVIVLRAVGLPLEGISMILAIDWFLDRCRTTVNVWGDSVGAAVLDRVDPVQGKA
- a CDS encoding cytosolic protein gives rise to the protein MSLTPESFGRAGGEHLARLAVDFLHRTVMHHAMWYAEVERRLGRERAEEVLRDAYAKALDIHFSRLAKTIGFEMKKGLPAPLLDLPEATLRALAEAIAVNWLATDGVWFQAVESSSGMDDARACNDACWARFSPFEALSIRRMLDLPEKPGLDGLERALAFRLYAAVNKQSIDERTPSGFVFRMNECRVQSARKRKGLPDYPCKSAGIVEYSTFARAIDPRIRTECVACPPDPHPDEWFCAWRFTLEEK